ATTAAAAAATTAAAAAATTAAGATTTGATTAAAAATTGAAAACTCAAAATTAAGAATTGTTTTTATTTGATTAGCTTGATGAATTCTTCTGCAGTCAGTCCAGCTTGTCTGATTATTGCTCTCAAGGTTCCCTTGGCAATTTCTTTATGATTGGGAACTGTCAATCTTCTGTATGGAAAAACATTTCTTCTAAGTATCATATGGCTGCCCGTTTGATGATCCAGCTCGTAACCAATCTTCGAAAAAGCCTTTGTAACATCCTTGCCTGATACCACAGGTAACCTGCTCATATAGCAACCTCAACTATCTCTTCTGTAATCCCAAGCGGAACAGGTTCTCCATGTTTTTTTAAACTCTCAAGATATC
This genomic stretch from bacterium harbors:
- a CDS encoding type II toxin-antitoxin system HicA family toxin, coding for MSRLPVVSGKDVTKAFSKIGYELDHQTGSHMILRRNVFPYRRLTVPNHKEIAKGTLRAIIRQAGLTAEEFIKLIK